In Glandiceps talaboti chromosome 16, keGlaTala1.1, whole genome shotgun sequence, a single window of DNA contains:
- the LOC144447297 gene encoding uncharacterized protein LOC144447297 produces the protein MGFITIFMIAMVVTLSVITDVKVTNAQTTPMSNGGDGGDGGDGGGDDGGDGGDGGGDDGGDGGDGGDGGSQSTSGNNNGDGATSNTDSATTESKAPGLPFCPFLVAVMVPAAILIGKM, from the exons ATGGG GTTTATAACAATCTTCATGATTGCAATGGTCGTCACTCTGTCAGTCATCACTGATGTCAAAG TGACGAACGCTCAGACGACCCCTATGAgtaatggtggtgatggtggtgatggtggtgatggtggtggtgatgatggtggtgatggtggtgatggtggtggtgatgatggtggtgatggtggtgatggtggtgatggtggctCGCAATCTACCTCCGGTAATAACAATGGCGATGGGGCTACCAGCAACACTGACTCTGCTACCACAGAATCAAAGG CCCCTGGCTTGCCGTTCTGTCCCTTCCTTGTCGCCGTAATGGTTCCGGCTGCCATACTGATAGGGAAAATGTGA
- the LOC144447319 gene encoding uncharacterized protein LOC144447319, with amino-acid sequence MHPKHYNVRVAGCTIVILLSLVYLVQTTSMQCSRSVSFSTTRSITIQQSTRQSYVVRCGFWNLGRCTRYRTVYRTAYTTEYTTQYKTELFTCTECPEWFFTPDLCQKGECAVCEECHCNTTNSNECNKRDGSCSCNDGWYGDVCEDKCEQGMYGQHCKKECPCMMNNTISCDHDDGTCNCKPGWMGATCNQTCPPNYHGKGCMKQCTCDDHNTKSCDPLNGTCYCQSGWVGANCKKACSSDWYGEGCQDRCLCMPNTTVTCDQFNGTCYCQPGWTGMYCNKTIHDSDTAPRGGEGGMDVSGAVAGVVVIVVLVIIAGVVAVSIFIVRRRRSKGGKQSTSDQGHVLNILNRTYEAETSVSGNIYRNACDDIKEGNLQNGDRATKRPTYAKVMKKPKLKVKPLTNSAANHPNSTDDHPNPSLEHEYDVINKDVNSRPLHDFDDTDGGLNLVPADESYSGIDRTGKAYRQHGLKSETDYDNLGNHIGSESGTVDESIASNDTYSGVDRTGKEYRADLNNDYDKLKSDPVDEAVADSYSGVDRTGKAYRPTPMVAEIEYNTIQPQATEARPLQCDQRYDHIISRNNDRLEIDDAYGQSGETLSNSAIGPKYETVVPEGSDEVEYEIAR; translated from the exons CTTCTCCACTACTAGGAGCATTACCATTCAGCAGTCTACACGCCAATCGTACGTGGTCAGGTGTGGATTTTGGAATTTAGGGAGATGTACAAGATATAG GACTGTATATCGAACGGCATACACCACAGAGTACACCACACAATATAAGACAGAGTTGTTTACTTGTACAG AGTGTCCAGAATGGTTTTTTACTCCCGATTTATGCCAGAAAGGTGAATGCGCAGTTTGTGAGGAATGTCACTGCAACACTACAAACTCGAATGAATGTAACAAGAGGGATGGTAGCTGCTCCTGTAATGATGGATGGTATGGTGACGTTTGTGAAGATA AGTGCGAACAGGGAATGTATGGCCAACACTGCAAAAAAGAATGTCCCTGTATGATGAATAATACGATATCATGTGACCATGATGATGGAACCTGTAATTGTAAACCAGGATGGATGGGAGCGACGTGCAATCAAA CGTGTCCTCCAAATTATCATGGCAAAGGTTGTATGAAACAATGTACCTGCGACGATCATAATACAAAGTCATGTGACCCATTGaatggtacatgttattgtcAATCTGGTTGGGTAGGAGCAAACTGTAAGAAAG CCTGTTCCAGTGATTGGTATGGGGAGGGTTGCCAAGATCGCTGTCTATGTATGCCTAATACCACAGTAACCTGTGACCAATTCaatggtacatgttattgtcAACCAGGCTGGACTGGGATGTACTGTAATAAAACTATACACG ATAGTGATACCGCACCTCGTGGAGGAGAAGGAGGTATGGACGTTAGTGGCGCTGTTGCAGGTGTGGTCGTCATCGTAGTGTTGGTAATCATCGCCGGAGTAGTAGCAGTCAGTATCTTCATAGTGCGGAGACGTCGAAGCAA AGGCGGAAAGCAAAGTACAAGTGACCAAGGACATGTGCTGAATATCCTGAACAGAACGTATGAAG CAGAAACTTCAGTGTCCGGAAATATCTATCGTAATGCGTGTGATGATATAAAAGAAGGCAATCTCCAGAATGGTGACCGTGCCACCAAACGACCAACGTATGCTAAAGTTATGAAGAAACCGAAGCTGAAGGTAAAACCATTGACGAATTCAGCCGCCAATCACCCTAATTCAACCGACGATCACCCGAATCCTTCACTCGAACACgaatatgacgtcatcaacaaaGACGTAAACAGCAGACCATTGCATGACTTTGACGATACGGATGGCGGTTTAAATTTGGTGCCGGCAGATGAAAGCTACAGTGGTATTGATCGCACAGGAAAAGCATATCGACAACATGGCTTAAAGTCGGAGACAGACTACGACAATCTTGGGAATCATATTGGAAGCGAGTCTGGAACAGTTGATGAATCCATCGCCAGCAACGACACCTACAGTGGCGTCGATCGTACTGGGAAAGAGTATCGTGCAGATTTAAACAATGACTATGATAAACTTAAATCCGATCCAGTGGATGAAGCGGTTGCTGATAGTTACAGCGGTGTGGATCGCACGGGAAAGGCATACCGACCAACTCCAATGGTTGCGGAGATAGAATATAACACTATCCAACCACAAGCTACTGAAGCTCGCCCTCTACAGTGCGATCAGAGATATGATCACATCATCTCTAGAAATAATGATAGGTTAGAGATTGATGATGCATACGGACAGAGCGGTGAGACTCTCAGCAACTCTGCAATAGGGCCAAAGTATGAAACTGTAGTACCGGAGGGGAGTGACGAAGTGGAATATGAAATTGCCAGATAA